DNA sequence from the Nicotiana tomentosiformis chromosome 3, ASM39032v3, whole genome shotgun sequence genome:
AGTTTACTTGATTAAAATGTTTAATAATACAATTCTGCACAAAACCTCAACTGAATTCCCATATAACAGAACATCAAGAATTATCACAGTGTTGTACTGTACATTATCTTGAAACCATTATAAAGGGTGTATAAGGTCTGCATAGCTGCTTACACAGCAAGCCGAAAGGAAAATTGTGATGGACTCCATGCAACATCTTGAATTGACATCAACTTCCATCAAACATTActcgaaaaaaagtaaaatatattGGACCAAGAACCATACCTCTTCCCAGATCATCAGGATCAGCATGCACAACTACTGCCCTCCCCAAGATGGAGTGTACTCCACTAAGCGGAAtctaattacaaaaaaaaaaaaaaaaaaaaagttggcaTTAGTATTGTCAGGCAATATTTCAGCCAACTacagaatttaaaaaaaaatccaatAGCAGTACCAGCATATCTGAAATTGATATCTCGGCCACCCCTTGAGTGAAAAaggaaagagagaaaaaaatcataaatctCTCAAGGGAATAATCTAATTAGAGCTCAACTTGGAAGTTGAAAAATATGAATTATGCATGAACAATAGTAAAACTAACCATCAGGACCAGCAACAATGTTGCCTAAATCGCCCGCATGACGCACATCATCAGTGGGAGCTCCATGATCCTTCTTAAGTGGATTAAAATGAGGTCCTAAACACCAACGAGTTTTAAGTTGTGTGCATTGACGATGTAAAAAGTATTTTACACAATCAGGTAATACAAAAGTTAATGGCAGGTAACTCTCTGTAACAGCATTGAAGGGTAATCTTTAATTAATTGGTAGTAACCTGTTATAATAGTTTAAATTATACTAATGGTATTATTCCACTGTCAGTACACAAAACAGTACAGAAGTCAATCACCCCCACAACCCCAAAAAGAAATTGCACCATCAAATAACAATAGCAACAGTGGTTTTACAGCTAAACAGAAACCCCCAAAAGAATCTTGAAGTATTACAAGAAAAAGCAAGCATCTTGAACTACACAAAAGGGGGGAAAAGAAAGCAGAAAAAAAGTAGAGCAAAGGATGTAGCTTTTGACCAGTGGAATTGCAGCCATTGGTAGTATCGCCCAAAGCATGAATATGGAAACCGTGAAGACCTGGAGCGAGACCAGTTATTCTTCCTCTCACATGGGTAGCGCCTGTGTTGTATACCCaaatccaaagaagaagaagaagaaacgtTGATTGATACACATAATAAAAAGATATGGGGGACAAAAGTGGGGATTTACCGTTGGGTTGTTGGATGAACTGTAAGGAGCCTTTGACGCTATTGTTACCAGAGATGACAGCCACTGCTTTCAAGGCGCCCATTTTTCCCTACAATATTCAGACTCTTTCTCCattttttgtgtgtgttttgGGCTTGTATAAGGGTCAGCTGCCAGGTGCCTG
Encoded proteins:
- the LOC104119553 gene encoding superoxide dismutase [Cu-Zn] 2, producing MGALKAVAVISGNNSVKGSLQFIQQPNGATHVRGRITGLAPGLHGFHIHALGDTTNGCNSTGPHFNPLKKDHGAPTDDVRHAGDLGNIVAGPDGVAEISISDMLIPLSGVHSILGRAVVVHADPDDLGRGGHELSKSTGNAGARVGCGVIGLQSSV